One segment of Chionomys nivalis chromosome 3, mChiNiv1.1, whole genome shotgun sequence DNA contains the following:
- the LOC130871636 gene encoding LOW QUALITY PROTEIN: 26S proteasome non-ATPase regulatory subunit 7-like (The sequence of the model RefSeq protein was modified relative to this genomic sequence to represent the inferred CDS: inserted 1 base in 1 codon) — protein sequence MPELAVQKVVVHPLVLLSVVDHFNRIGKVGNQKRVVGVLLGSWQKKVLDVSNSFAVPFDEDXKDDSVWFLDHDYLENMYGMFKKVNARERIVAWYHTGPKLHKNDIAINELMKRYCPNSVLVIIDVKPKDLGLPTEAYISVEEVHDDRTPTSKTFEHVTSEIGAEEAEEVGVEHLLRDIKDTTVGTLSQRITNQGHGLKGLNSKLLDIRSYLEKVASGKLPINHQIIYQLQDVFNLLPDASLQEFVKAFYLKTNDQMVVVYLASLIRSVVALHNLINNKIANRDAEKKEGQEKEESKKERKDEKEKEKGDGKKEEKKEKK from the exons ATGCCGGAGCTGGCTGTGCAGAAGGTGGTGGTCCACCCCCTGGTGCTGCTCAGTGTGGTGGATCATTTCAACCGAATTGGCAAGGTTGGAAACCAGAAGCGAGTCGTTGGTGTGCTTTTGGGGTCTTGGCAAAAGAAAGTACTTGATGTATCCAATAGTTTTGCAGTACCATTCGATGAAG GTAAAGATGATTCTGTCTGGTTTTTAGACCATGATTATTTGGAAAACATGTATGGAATGTTTAAGAAGGTCAATGCCAGAGAACGAATAGTTGCGTGGTACCATACAGGCCCCAAACTGCACAAGAATGATATCGCCATCAATGAACTCATGAAAAGATACTGCCCCAACTCTGTGCTGGTCATTATTGACGTGAAGCCAAAGGACCTGGGACTTCCCACCGAAGCTTACATTTCAGTGGAAGAGGTTCATGACGATAGAACGCCAACATCAAAAACTTTTGAGCATGTGACCAGTGAAATTGGAGCAGAGGAAGCTGAGGAAGTTGGAGTGGAACACTTGTTGAGAGACATTAAGGACACTACAGTGGGAACTCTCTCCCAGCGGATCACAAACCAGGGCCATGGTTTGAAGGGACTGAACTCCAAGCTCCTGGACATCAGGAGCTACCTGGAGAAAGTAGCCAGTGGCAAGCTGCCCATCAACCACCAGATCATCTACCAGCTGCAGGACGTCTTCAACCTGCTGCCGGACGCCAGCCTGCAGGAGTTCGTCAAGGCCTTCTACCTGAAGACCAAtgaccagatggtggtggtgtacTTGGCCTCACTGATCCGCTCTGTGGTCGCCTTGCACAACCTCATCAACAACAAGATCGCCAACCGGGAtgcagagaagaaggagggacaggaaaaggaagagagtaagaaggaaaggaaggatgagaaagagaaggagaagggcgacggaaagaaagaagagaaaaaggagaaaaagtaa